The proteins below are encoded in one region of Pseudonocardia sp. DSM 110487:
- a CDS encoding DoxX family protein gives MNLSLWIVAGLLAAVLLVSTSKMFVPREKMASMGHAAEWVLDFSPAALRTIGALELLAAAGLILPAVLDIAPILVPVTATCVALLFAGAVTMRLRRGEKATIVPDLVYLALAVFLAWGRFGLEPFAG, from the coding sequence ATGAACCTCTCGCTGTGGATCGTTGCCGGACTGCTGGCCGCCGTCCTACTGGTCAGCACCTCCAAGATGTTCGTGCCCAGGGAGAAGATGGCCTCGATGGGCCACGCCGCAGAATGGGTGCTGGACTTCAGCCCTGCTGCCCTCAGGACAATCGGAGCCCTCGAACTCCTGGCTGCAGCCGGCCTGATCCTGCCCGCCGTACTCGACATCGCGCCGATTCTGGTGCCCGTGACTGCAACCTGTGTGGCGTTGCTGTTCGCCGGCGCGGTGACCATGCGCCTCCGCCGTGGCGAGAAGGCAACCATTGTGCCCGACCTTGTCTATCTCGCATTGGCCGTATTCCTGGCGTGGGGCCGCTTCGGCCTCGAGCCCTTCGCCGGCTGA
- a CDS encoding ABC transporter substrate-binding protein, producing the protein MPALSRRELLRSAGLVVAGSIVAACAGRPASGGPVQGAGGGVPARGGVLRAAFAGAGPSESLNPYAGSTPAEFVRSRAVYDELFRMQDGAPAGRLAVSAEPTADGSSFVLHLREGVTWQDGSPFGAADVAHTLRYLTSPQRPYPSELSAFLDTAAIEVLDAHTVRVPTLRPVGDPPVLFAGASVSVLKDGTSGFEAGQVVGTGPYRLVAFEAGREARLARFDGHWDGAPYADELVVLSLDDPQARVNAVRAGQADFANDIPFALARTGAGAPDLEIRSAGDAQRTGYGFVLNTTRIPVSDPRVRRAIRLAVDRQAMVDRVFLGYGAAANDLYGRGVRYFAGDVAAPAHDVALARTLLGEAGATGAPLAIRSAEFETGLNASAELMAESLRAVGLDARAELVSPAELWTPDSLAAADLLAFPLGPFPLSVVYARSAAYPSLAFADPQLQQAITTALATTDDAERSVAWRTAQEVMADRGNWVVWGLGDVLSLARASVTGIAVHDSAKYPYLGKAGLA; encoded by the coding sequence GTGCCTGCTCTTTCCCGCCGTGAGCTGCTGCGCTCGGCCGGTCTCGTCGTCGCCGGCTCGATCGTGGCCGCGTGTGCCGGCCGCCCGGCATCCGGCGGACCGGTGCAGGGCGCCGGTGGTGGTGTTCCGGCCCGTGGCGGGGTGCTCAGGGCGGCGTTCGCTGGGGCGGGGCCGTCCGAGTCGTTGAACCCGTACGCGGGCTCGACGCCCGCGGAGTTCGTCCGGTCCCGCGCCGTGTACGACGAGCTCTTCCGCATGCAGGACGGCGCCCCGGCCGGACGGCTCGCCGTCTCCGCCGAGCCCACCGCCGACGGCTCGTCGTTCGTGCTGCACCTGCGTGAGGGCGTGACCTGGCAGGACGGGTCACCGTTCGGCGCCGCCGACGTGGCCCACACCCTGCGCTACCTGACCTCCCCGCAGCGCCCCTATCCGTCCGAGCTCTCCGCGTTCCTGGACACGGCCGCGATCGAGGTCCTCGACGCGCACACGGTGCGCGTGCCGACGCTGCGGCCGGTCGGCGACCCGCCGGTGTTGTTCGCCGGTGCGAGCGTTTCCGTCCTCAAGGACGGGACGTCGGGCTTCGAGGCCGGGCAGGTCGTCGGAACCGGGCCGTACCGGCTGGTCGCGTTCGAGGCGGGGCGGGAGGCCCGGCTGGCCCGCTTCGACGGGCACTGGGACGGCGCCCCGTACGCCGACGAGCTGGTCGTGCTGAGCCTCGACGACCCGCAGGCCCGAGTGAACGCGGTGCGGGCGGGCCAGGCCGACTTCGCGAACGACATCCCGTTCGCGCTGGCCCGAACCGGTGCCGGGGCGCCCGACCTGGAGATCCGCAGCGCGGGCGACGCCCAGCGCACCGGGTACGGCTTCGTGCTGAACACGACGCGCATACCGGTGTCCGACCCGCGGGTGCGCAGGGCGATCCGGCTGGCCGTCGATCGGCAGGCCATGGTCGACCGGGTCTTCCTCGGGTACGGCGCGGCGGCCAACGACCTGTACGGGCGCGGCGTGCGCTACTTCGCGGGTGACGTCGCGGCGCCTGCCCACGACGTCGCGCTGGCACGCACCTTGCTGGGGGAGGCCGGGGCGACCGGTGCGCCCCTCGCGATCCGCTCCGCCGAGTTCGAGACCGGGCTGAACGCGTCGGCGGAGCTGATGGCGGAGAGCCTGCGGGCGGTCGGGCTGGACGCGCGCGCCGAGCTGGTCTCGCCCGCCGAGCTGTGGACGCCGGACTCGCTCGCCGCCGCGGACCTGCTGGCGTTCCCGCTCGGCCCCTTCCCGCTGTCGGTGGTGTACGCCCGGTCGGCGGCCTACCCGTCGCTGGCGTTCGCGGACCCGCAGCTCCAGCAGGCGATCACCACCGCGCTCGCCACCACCGACGATGCGGAGCGGTCCGTGGCGTGGCGGACGGCGCAGGAGGTGATGGCCGACCGCGGCAACTGGGTGGTGTGGGGGCTTGGCGACGTGCTGAGCCTCGCCCGCGCCTCGGTCACCGGCATCGCCGTGCACGACTCGGCGAAGTACCCCTACCTCGGGAAGGCGGGTCTGGCGTGA
- a CDS encoding ABC transporter permease yields the protein MIRLVGVRLAGVVGLLALLSVLVFAGVDLLPGDPVTSRLGATATPEHIAEAQARAGLDHPLAERYLDWASGLLRGDLGTSATGRAVTDVLSDRVANSALLAGLALALLAPLSLALGTWAGLRAGRRGDRIVTTASLLLVAVPEFVTAGALVLVFAIGLGWLPAVSLVPAGTSPLAVPEVLVLPVVSLLLLGLAYAVRVIRAATAAASRSGHVEFARLNGAGRGELLRHAVLPAVLPVAVQVWLVTGVGLVGGAVLVESVFGYPGIGALLVGAVQTGDLPIVQALAMILGAAMLVALVVADLVVRIGTPTLRTGAS from the coding sequence GTGATCCGGCTCGTCGGCGTGCGGCTGGCCGGTGTCGTCGGGCTGCTCGCCCTGCTGTCGGTGCTGGTCTTCGCCGGGGTCGACCTCCTGCCGGGAGACCCGGTGACGAGCAGGCTCGGCGCCACCGCGACACCGGAGCACATCGCGGAGGCGCAGGCGCGCGCCGGGCTCGACCACCCGCTCGCCGAGCGCTACCTGGACTGGGCGAGCGGGCTGCTGCGCGGTGACCTCGGCACGTCCGCCACCGGGCGTGCGGTCACCGACGTGCTGTCGGATCGGGTGGCCAACTCCGCGCTGCTCGCCGGGCTGGCCCTCGCCCTGCTGGCACCGCTCTCGCTCGCGCTGGGGACGTGGGCGGGGCTGCGCGCGGGACGGCGGGGCGACCGCATCGTGACCACCGCGTCCTTGCTGCTCGTCGCGGTCCCCGAGTTCGTCACGGCGGGCGCGCTGGTGCTCGTGTTCGCGATCGGGCTGGGCTGGCTCCCCGCCGTGTCGCTGGTGCCGGCGGGGACGAGCCCGCTCGCCGTGCCGGAGGTCCTCGTGCTGCCGGTCGTGAGCCTGCTGCTGCTCGGGCTGGCCTACGCCGTGCGCGTCATCCGGGCCGCGACGGCCGCGGCCTCACGGTCCGGGCACGTGGAGTTCGCGCGGTTGAACGGCGCGGGCCGCGGCGAGCTGCTGCGGCACGCCGTGCTTCCGGCCGTGCTGCCCGTCGCGGTGCAGGTGTGGCTGGTCACCGGTGTGGGGCTGGTCGGAGGGGCCGTGCTCGTGGAGTCGGTGTTCGGCTACCCCGGGATCGGTGCGCTGCTGGTCGGCGCTGTGCAGACCGGTGACCTGCCGATCGTGCAGGCGCTCGCGATGATCCTCGGCGCTGCGATGCTGGTGGCGCTGGTCGTGGCCGACCTCGTGGTGCGGATCGGCACCCCGACGCTCCGGACCGGCGCGTCATGA
- a CDS encoding ABC transporter permease — MRPAAVALVALLVLVIVGPVLAPYSPTEPVGPPYALPGEFGLLGTDQLGRDVLSRVLAGGQPVVLTGLLGALAGSVAGAAVGLIAAVRGVTGAFLMRPLDAVAAVPPVLVLLLVLTAVPGRSGIVLAVALAGAPLVARVTAAAAAPVVSRAHVEAAIARGEGMAWVLGREVLPLVAGPLVADAGVRFVGAVYLVTAAGFLGLGAGAADWGQLIVEALPGAVLQPAALAAPVLLVALLAVSVNLVADDVVRRSRTVLA; from the coding sequence ATGAGGCCGGCCGCGGTGGCGCTGGTGGCGCTCCTCGTGCTCGTGATCGTGGGGCCGGTGCTCGCGCCGTACTCGCCGACCGAACCGGTCGGCCCGCCGTACGCGCTGCCGGGGGAGTTCGGCCTGCTCGGTACCGACCAGCTGGGGCGCGACGTGCTCTCGCGCGTGCTCGCGGGCGGGCAGCCGGTGGTGCTGACGGGCCTCCTCGGCGCGCTCGCCGGTTCGGTGGCGGGGGCAGCGGTCGGCCTGATCGCGGCGGTCCGGGGGGTTACGGGTGCCTTCCTGATGCGCCCGCTGGACGCCGTGGCGGCGGTGCCGCCCGTGCTCGTGCTCCTGCTGGTGCTCACCGCAGTGCCGGGCCGGTCGGGCATCGTGCTGGCCGTCGCGCTGGCAGGCGCGCCGCTCGTGGCGCGGGTGACGGCGGCCGCGGCGGCGCCCGTGGTGAGCCGCGCGCACGTGGAGGCGGCGATCGCCCGCGGTGAGGGCATGGCCTGGGTGCTCGGGCGGGAGGTGCTGCCGCTGGTCGCCGGTCCGCTGGTGGCCGACGCGGGCGTCCGGTTCGTCGGCGCGGTCTACCTCGTGACGGCGGCCGGGTTCCTCGGGCTGGGCGCGGGCGCCGCGGACTGGGGGCAGCTGATCGTCGAGGCGCTGCCGGGCGCTGTGCTGCAGCCCGCGGCACTGGCCGCGCCGGTCCTGCTCGTCGCGCTGCTCGCCGTCTCGGTCAACCTCGTCGCCGACGACGTCGTGCGCCGCAGCCGGACGGTCCTCGCATGA
- a CDS encoding ABC transporter ATP-binding protein: MTLLQVDRLVLRAGGRPVVDGIGFTVEAGETVGLVGPSGSGKTTLALAVLGHCREGVTHAGGTVLLDGRPMLPVPPPGVRGGVVGYVGQDPGASLNPFRTVGASVGSLAALERVGLPAAFAGRYPHQLSGGQQQRVALAIALARRPRLLVLDEPTSGLDLLATAEITAELLRLREDGTALLWIGHDLATLASAADRLLVMAAGRLVEEGPAREVLAHPRSTTGRALVSSRPTTSPESGFAATADPVLTASGVTARFPGGPPVLRGVDLEVRAGEILAVLGVSGVGKTTLARCLAGLHPPDAGAVQLDGAVLAADVRRRSRAEKAGVQLVAQNPADALHPRQTVHTALARPMRLLRGITRAAEVRAEVNRLLESVGLEPDHAAALPAELSGGQRQRVALARALAAGPRVLICDEVTSSLDTVTQAAVLTLLRGLTVPIVLITHDPVVAAGTADRVLVLADGRVATEGPVATLLPPPDPAAALLRRLGAHVPDTEPTRRVL, from the coding sequence ATGACGCTGCTGCAGGTCGACCGGCTCGTGCTGCGCGCGGGCGGACGCCCGGTCGTGGACGGGATCGGGTTCACCGTGGAAGCGGGGGAGACGGTCGGGCTGGTCGGGCCGTCCGGTTCGGGGAAGACGACCCTGGCGCTCGCGGTGCTCGGGCACTGCCGCGAGGGCGTCACCCATGCCGGGGGCACGGTGCTGCTGGACGGCCGTCCGATGCTTCCGGTGCCGCCGCCCGGCGTGCGCGGCGGCGTCGTCGGCTACGTCGGGCAGGACCCTGGCGCATCGCTCAACCCGTTCCGCACGGTGGGCGCGAGCGTGGGTTCCCTCGCCGCGCTGGAACGGGTCGGACTCCCGGCGGCGTTCGCCGGTCGCTACCCCCACCAGCTCTCCGGTGGCCAGCAGCAGCGGGTGGCGCTGGCGATCGCGCTGGCCCGCCGCCCGCGCCTGCTCGTGCTCGACGAACCGACCAGCGGGCTCGACCTGCTGGCCACCGCCGAGATCACCGCCGAGCTGCTGCGGCTGCGGGAGGACGGGACCGCGCTGCTGTGGATCGGCCACGACCTGGCGACCCTGGCCAGTGCGGCCGACCGCCTCCTCGTCATGGCAGCGGGCCGGCTGGTGGAGGAGGGCCCGGCGCGGGAGGTCCTTGCCCACCCACGCTCCACGACAGGGCGAGCGCTGGTGTCCTCCCGTCCAACGACGTCGCCGGAAAGTGGCTTTGCCGCCACTGCGGATCCGGTGCTCACGGCCTCCGGAGTCACGGCGCGTTTCCCCGGGGGACCTCCCGTGCTGCGGGGCGTCGACCTCGAGGTCCGGGCCGGCGAGATCCTCGCCGTGCTCGGCGTCTCCGGCGTCGGCAAGACGACCCTCGCGCGCTGCCTCGCCGGCCTGCACCCTCCGGACGCGGGCGCCGTCCAGCTGGACGGCGCCGTGCTCGCGGCCGACGTGCGCCGCCGGTCGCGCGCGGAGAAGGCGGGCGTCCAGCTCGTGGCGCAGAACCCGGCCGATGCGCTGCACCCGCGCCAGACCGTGCACACCGCGCTCGCCCGGCCGATGCGGCTGCTGCGCGGGATCACCCGCGCCGCGGAGGTGCGGGCCGAGGTCAACCGCCTGCTCGAGTCGGTCGGGCTGGAGCCGGACCACGCCGCCGCGCTGCCGGCCGAGCTGTCGGGCGGCCAGCGGCAACGGGTCGCGCTCGCGCGGGCGCTGGCCGCCGGGCCACGGGTGCTGATCTGCGACGAGGTGACGTCCTCGCTCGACACCGTGACCCAGGCGGCCGTCCTCACGCTGCTGCGCGGACTGACGGTCCCCATCGTGCTGATCACCCACGACCCCGTGGTCGCGGCGGGCACGGCCGACCGGGTGCTCGTGCTCGCGGACGGGCGCGTCGCCACCGAGGGCCCGGTCGCCACCCTGCTGCCGCCGCCCGACCCGGCCGCCGCGCTACTGCGCCGGCTCGGCGCGCACGTCCCTGACACCGAACCCACGAGGAGGGTGCTGTGA
- a CDS encoding ABC transporter ATP-binding protein, with product MTVTAVRPEEGTSVEEASDPPPGASLSALTEPVRPRLVAAVALGAAGAVLGVAGLVALAYALRELFEPDPDSGVAVLLLVVATVGVLGRFGLRAWSFQAAHMAAFDLETVLRTRLSTHLARVSLGDVLRLGSGPLKKIVQDDVRAMHSAVADAVPLLGFALAQPVAALVALAVVDWRMLIAVVVIAPVVVVAMQLSMRDYAAERARYDQANETINAAMVEFVQGMPVVRTFDDGSTSFRRFADAVHGFTEATANWQRKSRTPGVLARIAMTPVPTLLVVLAAGIWLVSAGVMEPAWLLVALLIGTLPVESILPLMYLTNYVNDSKAGAARIASVLALPELPEPAQPRPPGDGSVRFRGVTFSYGTDRDRPALDDVDLEVPAGTVCALVGPSGSGKSTLARLVARFHDVDSGSVEVGGVDVREIGTPALLRHVALVFQDPFLVDDTVVENIRLGRPDATEAEVEAAARAAGAHDFIVSELPDGYATRVGERGGLLSGGQRQRVTIARAMLVDAAIVVLDEATAFADPETEAEIQDSVAALTRGRTVIVIAHRLATVADADQIVVLTEGRVAERGTHDELLAADGRYARMWEHHERARAWGVRS from the coding sequence GTGACCGTCACAGCCGTCCGGCCCGAGGAGGGCACATCCGTCGAGGAAGCGAGCGACCCGCCGCCGGGCGCGTCGTTGTCGGCCTTGACCGAACCGGTCCGGCCGCGGCTCGTCGCCGCCGTCGCCCTCGGCGCCGCCGGCGCGGTGCTGGGTGTCGCCGGGCTCGTCGCGCTGGCCTACGCGCTGCGCGAGCTGTTCGAGCCGGACCCGGACAGCGGTGTCGCGGTGCTGCTCCTTGTGGTCGCGACGGTCGGGGTGCTCGGCCGGTTCGGGCTGCGGGCGTGGTCGTTCCAGGCCGCCCACATGGCCGCGTTCGACCTGGAGACCGTCCTGCGCACCCGCCTGTCGACGCACCTCGCACGGGTGTCGCTCGGCGACGTGCTGCGCCTGGGATCCGGGCCGCTCAAGAAGATCGTCCAGGACGACGTGCGCGCCATGCACAGCGCCGTGGCGGACGCGGTGCCGCTACTGGGGTTCGCGCTGGCGCAGCCGGTCGCCGCACTCGTCGCGCTCGCCGTCGTGGACTGGCGGATGCTCATCGCCGTCGTCGTGATCGCGCCGGTCGTGGTGGTCGCGATGCAGCTGTCGATGCGCGACTACGCGGCCGAGCGGGCCCGCTACGACCAGGCGAACGAGACGATCAACGCGGCGATGGTGGAGTTCGTGCAGGGCATGCCCGTCGTGCGCACGTTCGACGACGGCAGTACCTCGTTCCGCCGATTCGCCGATGCCGTGCACGGGTTCACCGAGGCCACCGCCAACTGGCAGCGCAAGAGCCGCACGCCGGGTGTGCTCGCGCGGATCGCGATGACGCCGGTGCCCACCCTGCTCGTCGTGCTCGCGGCCGGGATCTGGCTCGTATCGGCCGGGGTGATGGAGCCGGCCTGGCTGCTGGTGGCGCTGTTGATCGGCACCTTGCCCGTGGAGTCGATCCTGCCGCTGATGTACCTGACCAACTACGTCAACGACTCGAAGGCGGGCGCGGCCCGGATCGCCTCGGTGCTCGCGCTGCCGGAGCTGCCCGAGCCCGCGCAGCCCCGCCCGCCGGGCGACGGCTCGGTGCGCTTCCGCGGGGTCACCTTCAGCTACGGCACCGATCGGGACCGGCCTGCGCTAGACGACGTCGACCTCGAGGTGCCCGCCGGCACCGTGTGCGCGCTCGTGGGCCCGTCGGGGTCGGGGAAGTCAACGCTCGCCCGGCTCGTCGCCCGCTTCCACGACGTCGACTCCGGATCCGTCGAGGTCGGAGGGGTCGACGTGCGCGAGATCGGCACGCCTGCCCTGTTGCGCCACGTCGCGCTCGTCTTCCAGGACCCGTTCCTGGTCGACGACACGGTGGTCGAGAACATCCGGCTCGGTCGCCCGGACGCCACCGAGGCCGAGGTGGAGGCCGCGGCCCGCGCGGCGGGCGCCCACGACTTCATCGTCTCCGAGCTGCCGGACGGCTACGCGACGCGCGTCGGCGAACGGGGCGGGCTGCTGTCGGGCGGCCAGCGCCAGCGGGTCACGATCGCACGGGCGATGCTGGTCGACGCCGCGATCGTCGTGCTCGACGAGGCCACCGCCTTCGCCGACCCGGAGACCGAGGCCGAGATCCAGGACTCGGTCGCGGCGCTCACCCGCGGCCGCACCGTGATCGTGATCGCGCATCGCCTCGCCACCGTGGCCGACGCCGACCAGATCGTGGTGCTCACCGAAGGCCGGGTGGCCGAGCGCGGCACACACGACGAGCTGCTTGCCGCTGACGGGCGGTACGCGCGCATGTGGGAGCACCACGAGCGGGCGCGTGCTTGGGGGGTTCGATCATGA
- a CDS encoding ABC transporter ATP-binding protein translates to MRRIIGLMLRVAGPYRDRFVSSIRDSVIGSLAQAGAYACMLPILYELSRPQVDAAAAWRWFAVFAACYAVEAVFRCREIGFQYTEWAQVIESIRLRLGDRLRRMPLRELERRATGDLTTVVGGNAVNAALGVSAVALVFLQMVTVPVVLIVVFLAVDWRLGLTLAVVTPLAVPFVRRVQRISGRGFRRVDQADADAASRIVEYVQGLPVFKATGQVGESSVRLQRALHEQTRHQAESQTQAALPALYAAAAVQVGVVAVAAVGTALVLGADLTVPVLVAVVVGAVRFAEPLATATTLTAMFEITDAAVERVVEVLDTEPMEADPDARITRFDAEFDHVEFAYTDAPVLRGVSFTVAARSFTALVGPSGSGKTTVTKLLTRYADPDAGTVRIGGVDLRTVDPSEIYRHVSVVFQDVYLFDDTIRANIAMARPDATDAEVEAAARAANVHGFVERLPHGYDTRVGEIGGALSGGERQRISIARAILKDAPIVLLDEPTAALDTESEVAVQQAIDALVADRTVIVIAHRLSTVVGADQILVLADGRIIERGRHAELLAEGGRYARMWEAQTRARHWRVGAETARVGSDNGGSDG, encoded by the coding sequence ATGAGGCGGATCATCGGCTTGATGTTGCGGGTCGCCGGGCCGTACCGGGACCGGTTCGTGTCGTCCATCCGCGACTCCGTGATCGGGTCGCTCGCGCAGGCCGGCGCGTACGCCTGCATGCTGCCGATCCTCTACGAGCTGTCCCGGCCGCAGGTGGACGCGGCCGCGGCCTGGCGGTGGTTCGCGGTGTTCGCCGCCTGCTACGCCGTGGAAGCGGTGTTCCGGTGCCGCGAGATCGGCTTCCAGTACACCGAGTGGGCCCAGGTGATCGAGTCGATCCGGCTGCGCCTCGGGGACCGGTTGCGCCGCATGCCGCTGCGCGAGCTGGAACGGCGGGCCACCGGCGACCTCACCACGGTCGTCGGGGGAAACGCGGTGAACGCCGCGCTCGGCGTCTCCGCGGTCGCGCTCGTCTTCCTGCAGATGGTCACCGTCCCGGTCGTGCTGATCGTCGTGTTCCTGGCGGTCGACTGGCGGCTGGGGCTCACCCTCGCCGTCGTCACCCCACTGGCCGTTCCGTTCGTGCGACGCGTGCAGCGGATATCGGGGAGGGGGTTCCGGCGGGTGGACCAGGCCGATGCGGACGCGGCGTCGCGGATCGTCGAGTACGTCCAGGGCCTGCCGGTGTTCAAGGCCACCGGGCAGGTGGGGGAGTCGTCGGTCCGCCTGCAGCGGGCGCTCCACGAGCAGACCCGCCACCAGGCCGAGTCACAGACCCAGGCCGCGCTGCCTGCGCTCTACGCCGCGGCGGCGGTGCAAGTGGGGGTGGTCGCCGTCGCCGCCGTCGGCACGGCCCTCGTGCTGGGGGCGGACCTGACGGTGCCGGTCCTCGTCGCCGTCGTGGTCGGCGCGGTGCGTTTCGCCGAACCCCTGGCCACCGCGACGACGCTGACCGCGATGTTCGAGATCACCGACGCCGCCGTCGAGCGCGTGGTCGAGGTACTCGACACGGAGCCCATGGAAGCCGATCCTGACGCCCGGATCACCCGCTTCGACGCGGAGTTCGACCACGTCGAGTTCGCCTACACCGACGCCCCGGTATTGCGCGGCGTGTCGTTCACCGTCGCGGCGCGCAGCTTCACCGCGCTCGTCGGCCCGTCCGGCTCGGGCAAGACGACCGTGACGAAGCTGCTCACCCGCTACGCCGACCCCGACGCGGGGACCGTCCGGATCGGCGGGGTCGACCTGCGCACCGTCGATCCTTCCGAGATCTACCGACACGTCTCCGTGGTGTTCCAGGACGTGTACCTGTTCGACGACACCATCCGCGCGAACATCGCGATGGCGCGCCCCGACGCCACGGACGCCGAGGTGGAGGCCGCGGCCCGCGCGGCCAACGTGCACGGCTTCGTGGAACGGCTGCCGCACGGCTACGACACGCGAGTCGGCGAGATCGGCGGTGCGCTGTCCGGCGGGGAGCGGCAGCGGATCTCGATCGCACGGGCGATCCTGAAGGACGCCCCGATCGTCCTGCTCGACGAGCCGACCGCGGCACTCGACACCGAGAGCGAGGTGGCGGTGCAGCAGGCGATCGACGCGCTGGTCGCCGACCGCACGGTGATCGTGATCGCGCACCGCCTGTCCACCGTGGTCGGGGCCGACCAGATCCTCGTGCTCGCCGACGGGCGGATCATCGAACGCGGCCGGCACGCGGAGCTGCTCGCCGAAGGCGGGCGGTACGCCCGGATGTGGGAGGCGCAGACCAGGGCCCGGCACTGGCGGGTCGGCGCGGAGACGGCCAGGGTGGGCAGCGACAACGGGGGCAGCGATGGATGA
- a CDS encoding MFS transporter, which yields MDEQEGGAGSPADRRVLPLLLGAVLAVLTGQQLLGPVLPPLSRELGLGEVQLGFVITSAALVFTLASLFWGRVCDRWGQRRVLLTGLALCTAGLTGFAAVSAWAVASADPPAAAVLTGMILMRSVLFGFGVGAVPVAALAYVGAVTAGEVERTRAVSTVGAAQALALVLGPGVGGLLAAGTLLGPLYLAPVVLGMITVAVAVVLPRPPRSAASRSAAPPARTLNPFDPRLRRFLAVGFMLFLALGTIQMVLGFLFQDRLGLDARATAAVTGGAGFATGLVLVAVQGGVVPRLGWGPLRLLRVGSPVAAAGFGVVAAGPDFWSMTAGMMVVALGLGMAIPGYTAGPTLAVGPSEQGAVAGLINATNGTTFIAGPLIGTALYAVWPALPVVLSGVLCLVACALLVQPIRQTVPGVGVPVQE from the coding sequence ATGGATGAGCAGGAGGGTGGCGCCGGCTCGCCGGCGGACCGGCGGGTGCTGCCGCTCCTGCTCGGCGCCGTGCTCGCCGTGTTGACCGGGCAGCAGCTGCTCGGCCCGGTGCTGCCGCCGCTGTCGCGCGAGCTCGGGCTCGGCGAGGTGCAACTCGGGTTCGTGATCACGAGCGCCGCGCTCGTGTTCACGCTGGCCAGCCTCTTCTGGGGGCGGGTGTGCGACCGGTGGGGCCAACGCCGGGTCCTGCTCACCGGGCTCGCGCTCTGCACCGCGGGACTGACCGGGTTCGCCGCCGTCTCGGCGTGGGCGGTGGCCAGCGCGGACCCGCCGGCCGCCGCCGTCCTCACCGGGATGATCCTCATGCGGAGCGTGCTGTTCGGGTTCGGCGTCGGCGCGGTTCCGGTCGCCGCGCTCGCGTACGTCGGCGCCGTCACCGCCGGCGAGGTGGAGCGCACCCGTGCGGTGTCGACGGTCGGGGCGGCGCAGGCGCTCGCGCTGGTGCTCGGCCCCGGTGTCGGCGGCCTGCTCGCGGCCGGCACGCTGCTCGGGCCGCTCTACCTCGCGCCGGTCGTGCTGGGGATGATCACCGTGGCCGTCGCCGTGGTCCTGCCCCGCCCACCACGGTCCGCTGCCTCGCGGAGCGCGGCCCCGCCGGCCCGGACGCTGAACCCGTTCGACCCGCGGCTGCGGCGGTTCCTCGCCGTCGGGTTCATGCTCTTCCTCGCGCTCGGCACCATCCAGATGGTGCTGGGGTTCCTGTTCCAGGACCGCCTCGGCCTCGACGCAAGGGCCACCGCGGCGGTGACGGGTGGCGCGGGGTTCGCCACGGGGCTGGTGCTCGTGGCGGTGCAGGGTGGCGTCGTCCCGCGGCTGGGGTGGGGCCCGCTCCGGCTGCTGCGGGTGGGTTCCCCGGTGGCCGCGGCCGGGTTCGGCGTGGTGGCGGCAGGGCCCGATTTCTGGTCGATGACCGCGGGGATGATGGTCGTCGCGCTGGGGCTCGGGATGGCGATCCCCGGCTACACCGCGGGCCCCACGCTCGCGGTGGGACCCTCCGAGCAGGGAGCGGTCGCGGGCCTGATCAACGCCACCAACGGGACCACCTTCATCGCGGGTCCGCTCATCGGCACCGCGCTCTACGCGGTCTGGCCCGCGCTCCCGGTGGTGCTCAGCGGCGTGCTGTGCCTCGTGGCGTGCGCCCTGCTCGTCCAGCCGATCCGGCAGACCGTGCCCGGCGTGGGCGTCCCGGTACAGGAATGA
- a CDS encoding TetR/AcrR family transcriptional regulator, whose product MSVAGPAGRGRPMRRGRGLLDRQAIVAAALAVARTEGLPAVTMRRIAEELGCGPMSLYRHVADRDALVLEMLDVVAAGIDIPPPSPDPREELTGLLTAVHSALAVDHWAVLPLIAEGKSSPLILPVLDRALAALTSSGLTGRSRLAVHQMLWQYVFGELLWTHHDQPDSQGKRMVRAAPADAFPVVADAVRSAGGHPAENFPDNLQRLLDGVLAPR is encoded by the coding sequence GTGAGCGTGGCAGGACCGGCGGGACGCGGGCGCCCGATGCGCAGAGGTCGCGGCCTGCTCGATCGGCAGGCGATCGTGGCCGCGGCCCTCGCGGTGGCCCGCACCGAGGGCCTGCCCGCCGTGACGATGCGCCGGATCGCCGAAGAGCTCGGGTGCGGGCCGATGTCGCTGTACCGCCACGTCGCCGACCGCGACGCGCTGGTGCTGGAGATGCTCGACGTCGTCGCGGCCGGGATCGACATCCCGCCACCGTCGCCCGACCCGCGCGAGGAGCTGACCGGCCTGCTCACCGCCGTGCACTCCGCGCTCGCGGTGGACCACTGGGCCGTTCTTCCGCTGATCGCCGAGGGGAAGTCGAGCCCCCTCATCCTGCCCGTGCTCGACAGGGCACTCGCGGCGCTCACGAGCAGCGGGCTGACCGGACGATCGCGCCTTGCCGTGCACCAGATGCTGTGGCAGTACGTCTTCGGCGAGCTGCTCTGGACCCACCACGACCAGCCGGACTCCCAGGGCAAGCGCATGGTGCGCGCGGCTCCCGCGGACGCCTTCCCCGTGGTCGCGGACGCCGTGCGCAGCGCGGGCGGCCACCCGGCCGAGAACTTCCCCGACAACCTCCAGCGGCTGCTCGACGGCGTGCTCGCCCCACGATGA